The Montipora capricornis isolate CH-2021 chromosome 6, ASM3666992v2, whole genome shotgun sequence genome has a window encoding:
- the LOC138051415 gene encoding uncharacterized protein: MVVIACTIPTCDFKTADVSEALAIALLANHGLAHQCTLPNTTGPSLPPVPRGPKLERPKVNTGVSTEEWNVFTRRWEVFRTGSGIDDQSAPSQLFQCAENELGDSLLKANPHAASNTLPDLLAAMRSLAVIPVATGVLRTELLQLRQERDEPFRAFTARVRGKAETCALSTQCECGKNVDYTDHVIRDVLLNGISDPDIRREVLETKNVLQTPVNDVIALVENKEMARNALPSSTLSAVSSFKRQQEPPKEPPSANPSQADQAKQAACPDCKNLFKIFTEGTRGWNTKPHTVCLNCYRVCRRRKRLQLTPPAPPPTSQAVESDPISQVASFTSGTARRRRRCKHVPARHGIVGRCAPVTLDHHIFTKGEWTRAHLRDHPRVPITISIDTSAQAKYRTPNRTSNTHAEISAIADTGAQSDLWSMKDFLACGFSRDDLVPVRLGLSAANRSPISMEGAFFAKLTTKLHNGEVTSCRSIPLSYCFVSIPLSYCNSAELY; encoded by the coding sequence ATGGTAGTCATCGCTTGTACAATCCCCACGTGCGATTTCAAGACCGCTGACGTCTCCGAGGCCCTCGCCATTGCTCTCCTGGCAAACCACGGCTTGGCCCATCAGTGCACATTGCCTAACACAACTGGTCCTTCGCTTCCACCCGTTCCTCGTGGTCCAAAACTCGAACGGCCCAAAGTAAACACTGGCGTCTCGACAGAGGAATGGAACGTGTTCACACGCCGCTGGGAAGTTTTCCGTACTGGTTCGGGCATCGATGATCAATCTGCACCCTCCCAGTTGTTTCAATGCGCAGAAAATGAGCTTGGTGACAGTCTCCTAAAAGCCAACCCACATGCTGCTTCCAACACTCTACCAGACCTGCTTGCTGCCATGCGTTCCCTTGCCGTAATACCAGTTGCAACTGGTGTCCTACGCACCGAGCTACTGCAACTACGTCAGGAAAGGGACGAACCGTTCCGCGCATTTACAGCAAGGGTTCGTGGGAAAGCCGAAACCTGTGCCTTAAGTACACAGTGTGAATGTGGGAAAAACGTCGACTACACAGACCATGTCATACGAGATGTCCTCCTTAATGGGATATCCGACCCAGACATCCGCCGTGAAGTTCTTGAGACCAAGAATGTTCTTCAGACCCCAGTTAATGACGTCATCGCCCTAGTGGAAAACAAGGAGATGGCACGGAACGCCCTCCCGTCATCAACCCTGTCTGCTGTCTCGTCATTCAAGCGCCAACAGGAACCACCGAAAGAGCCCCCTTCGGCAAACCCATCTCAAGCGGATCAGGCCAAACAAGCGGCATGCCCAGATTGCAAAAACCTCTTCAAGATTTTTACGGAGGGGACCCGGGGCTGGAACACCAAACCCCATACAGTGTGCCTCAATTGCTATAGGGTTTGCCGCCGCAGGAAGCGCCTACAGCTTACGCCCCCAGCCCCCCCGCCCACCAGTCAGGCCGTCGAATCAGACCCGATATCCCAAGTTGCCTCATTTACTTCCGGCACTGCCCGCAGGCGACGTCGCTGCAAACATGTTCCAGCCAGACATGGCATCGTCGGTAGATGCGCACCAGTAACACTTGACCACCACATCTTTACTAAGGGCGAGTGGACACGGGCACACCTCAGAGACCACCCCAGAGTCCCAATCACTATCTCCATTGACACCTCAGCCCAGGCCAAATATCGTACGCCCAACCGCACCTCAAACACTCATGCAGAAATCTCAGCCATCGCCGACACTGGCGCACAATCTGACTTGTGGTCAATGAAAGACTTCTTAGCGTGCGGGTTCTCGCGCGACGACCTAGTACCCGTTCGTCTTGGCTTGTCAGCCGCCAACCGCTCTCCCATTTCTATGGAGGGCGCATTCTTTGCCAAGCTCACCACGAAGCTCCACAATGGTGAGGTGACCTCGTGCCGCTCCATTCCTTTGTCATATTGCTTTGTCTCCATTCCTTTGTCATATTGCAACAGTGCAGAGctctactaa